The genomic stretch GAGTTAAGATAGATGAGATTCTGCGAGAGATGAAGGACAACGATGTTAAGCTTGATAGCCACACCGTGAGCAACGTTTTGCGAGCGTACGCTGCTGAATCTGACGTGGCGTCCATGGAAAAGTTTCTCGTGGGTTGGGAAGAGGAAGAGACCGAAACGCTTCAGTTGCACACAGTTCTTGACATGGCAAAGGCTTATCTGAGGGTTGGTTCCAAGAGAGAAGCGAGAGAGATGCTTCTTAGAGCAGAGGTGCTAAACGAACCCGCCTCCTATGTGGAGCTAATGAGGCTATACGGTGAAGCTGGAAAGTGTAGTGAAGATGTTTACCGTATATGGAACCTATACAAGAAGACAGGAGAGCAGAAGAGTGAAGGGTTCCTAGCTTTGATTAGATCTCTCTGTCTTCTTGATGATACCAAAGGAGCAGCAGAAATGTACTACAAAGAGTACGTGTCTTCCGGTCTTGAGTTTGATGTCCGGATCCCAACTACGTTGGTGTCTGCTTTCCGCAAAAAGGGTATGGTGAGAGAGGCAGATAACTTGACTAACAAGACTTTAAGGAACAAAGAACTTGCTGATAAAGAAATCACTCCCTTGCTGAAAGAGTGGGGGAAGCCTTCGGAGTTGAGAGACCTCATCAAGAACCTTAAAGATTCAAATCAGTTCTCTAAAGCACTTGAGGCATCTTCATGGCTTTGTGATCAAAAGGTGATTAGTCTTTTCCCGGAAGATTATGCTGATAGGCTTGACCTAACCGAGAAAGTGTTTGGTCTGAAAGAAGCTGATGAGTTTTTCGAAAAAGGCATCCCTGAGAAGATGAAGGGCTTCTCTGTCTACTCCACACTCTTGAACTCATACACGAGATcttaccaaaattttgataaagCTGAggctatctttgagaagatggGAGAGCTAGGTTTCCTCACCAAACTCTCACCGTTTAAGTCCATGATATCTCTCTACAGCGTGCTATGGAAACGAGTCGAGATTGATAATCTTCTAAGgaagatgaaggagaagaacaTAGAGCCGGATAGTGCCACAATGAACTGCGTTTTGAGAGCAAAGGCTTATGCATCAGCCGTTGACTTGATGGACGAGCATAAGAGCCAATGGGTTGATGATGGAGAGCTCAAGCTTGAAGTGGAAACGATGGAAGCAATGGCAGCGGCTTACGAGAAAGCAGGATCAATACTAAAGGCGGTAGAGATGACAACGAGTACACAAGAAGTGTACCGTCTAAGGGACACGATTGAAAAGATGGGTAATGAAGAGTATGTGAGCGTGATTAGGTCTTTGTTGAAGCTTGGTGATGTAAAAGGAGCAGAAGAGATGTATGGAGAGTGGGCACAATCAAAAGGAGGAGAAGAGTTCGATGCTAGGATACCTGGTTTGCTAATCGCACGTTATTGCGAGGTCGAAGGTGATGAAACGAAGGCGAGGCAAATGCTGAATTCGAGTAGACGGAAGGTGGATGAGACGGAGTTTGAGCTGTTCATGAAAGATATGGGGTGGACTCTTCTCTTTATACCGGCGGTTATGCTGTGTACAACCTTCCCCcctttgatttttatattaatgCTAGGTCTTCCTGAATTTTTGCCCTAGccaatttattttagttgtctAGGAGGTTCTtatcagtttttatttaagaattATTATGCTGAGTATGTTAGACATTTGGAGATGATGTATGTGTTCCAGACATCAAGAATaaagattaattaaaattctaCGTAACATAAAACAAATTCATCCCcaaatgtatagttttatgcCTATGCTATGCAGACATTTTGATGGTTAATTTTGGTTGAGGTGATTACTTGCAGTTTGATGTAGTACTCCATAGTCCATAACTTGTATTATAAGTGTGCTTGGAAAAAGTTACAGCTTACGATTTCTCCGAGAAAACATAAAaggttaattattaatatagtgtaatatttaatatatgttcaatATAAAATTTCTGAAACGTAAAAACacatcattattatttttgcatAGTTTTACTATATTACCCACGGCATTATTATTTTTCACGTCaacttttttcttattattttactatattatatactattaagTTGTATTTTTCTCAATAATATAGAAGTAGACGTTTAAATATGGAAACTTTCACTTtagaattattaaattattggTACATGTTAAGTTGTTTATGGTAAGCTATAATATTTCCACGGCACAGAAGTAAacttttaaaatggaaaaaaaaaattaaaaccctaTTAAATTGAAGAGTTATCAAAACCTAGCTAGCTAGAGTAGTCTTCTCTGTATCATCATCAACCACTGAACATGATGTCGCATAATCTCCAGCACCACGCTCGGAGTATCCTCACTCACAGTAGCAGGACTCTATTATTCTGCTCCTACTCAAACGGAACCCTACCGTCTTCTCCAAGGCACAACACTACTACTCTGCAGAGTCGTATCGAAGCCGCTTCAGAACACAAAACAGCAATCACTAGGGTTCTTGAACATTGGAGACGTCAACAAAAAGGTAAACAAATAAACCCTTCGATGGTGAGAGTACTCGTAGAGGAGCTTAGAGATTCGCAACGCTTTCGTCAAGCCCTAGAGGTATCAGACTGGATGATTGAGCATAAGCTATGTAACCTCATCCCTGAAGACTTCACAGCTAGATTTTGTCTTATAGAGAACGTGTTGGGGTTGAGAGAAGCTGAGAAGTTCTTTGAGAGCGTCCCGGAGAGCCAGAGAGGTGAGGCAATCTACACCGCTTTGTTGAACTGTTACACTGTGAAGAAAGATCTTGTTAAAGCTGAAGGTACTTTCAAGAAGATGAGGGAGATTGGTTTGCTCTTGAAACCTTTGCCTTACAACTCGATGATGTCTCTCTACTTATCTGTCCGGAAGAGAGACAAGGTCGATGAGATCATGCAAGAGATGAAGGAGAACAACGTTGCGTTCGATAGTCTCACCGTGAACACAGCTCTGCGTGTGTATGCTTCTGTGTCTGACTTGTTGGCTATGGAGAAGCTTCTTTCTGTTTGGGAAGACACTGTAAAGATGCACTGTCTCACGTCACTTGACATGGCAAAGACTTATCTAAGACATGGTAACAAGGAGAAGGCGAGAGAGATGCTTCTTAGAACAGAGGAGGACCAGATAGATCCTGAGTCCTATCCTGAACTCTTGACGCTATATGGTGAAGCTGGAGAGAGAGAAGACGTTTACCGTATATGGGACTTGTACAAGATGACAGAAGAGCAGGACAATGATGGGTTTAGAGCTTTGTTTGGATCTCTCTTGAAGCTTGATGATCTCAATGGAGCAGAAGAGATTTACTACAATGAGTGGGATGACTCTGGTCTTGAGTTTGATGTCCGAATCCCAACCATGTTGGCTTCTGGTTACCGCAAAAACGGACAGGTTAAGAAGGCAGATAAGCTCATGATCAAGACTATAAGGAATGAAAAAATGGTTAGACCTATTGGTCCATTGCTGGAGGAATGGGGTAAGAAAGGGAACCTAGTGGAGCCTTCCTACATGAGAGGTCTCATTAAGGATCTTTGTGACTCAAAACAATACCCTAAAGCACTTGAGGCATCAACATGGGTGAGTGAGAGAAAGTTGTTTGATCTTTTCCCTGAGGACTATGCAGCTAGGCTTCATCTCATTGACAATGTATTGGGCTTAGAACAAGCAGAGAAGTTTTTCAATAGCAGCATCCCTGAGAACATGAAGAACTACTCGGTCTACTCTACACTCTTAACCACATACACAAGATCAGCCAAAACTGTGGATAAAGCAGAAGCCACTTTCGAGAGGATGAGTGAGCTAGGGTTCCTCTTAAACTCCACACCATTCAACTCAATGATATCTCTCTACAGTGAGATAAGAAAAAGAAGCAAGGTCATGAAGCTTCTTGAaaagatgaaggagaagaacaTAGAGCCGGATAATGTCACAATGAACAACGTTTTGAGAGTAAACGCATATGTATCAGCCATGGAGTGCATGGAGAAGTATAAGAGAGAATGGGAAGAAGAGCTCAGACTTGAAGTGAGGACGTTGGACGCAATGGCAAAGGCTTACGAAACAGAAGGGTCAACGTTAAAGGCTATAGAGATAACATCGAGTAAAAAAGAAGTGTACCGTTTATGGAATGAGTACAAGAAAGATAACGTGGGTAAGATGAGTAACGAAGGGTATCGAAGTGTGATTAGGTCTTTGTTGAAGCTTGGTGATGTACAAGGAGCACAAGATATATTCAACGAGTGGGAGCCAGAGAGATACGAGTTTGATTCTAGGATTCCGAGTTTGCTGATCTCTCGTTATTGCGAGGAGGAGAAGTATAATGAGGTTAAGACAAGGGATGTAATGAAGTTGAgtaggaagaagaggagagggTTACAGTTTGAGTTGTTTAAGGATGTGTGTGTTCTGTTTACGGCTACTTCGTTTGGGGTTGGATTTGTTCCATGCATGGTATGGCTTTGTGGAGGAGAGACCATTACTATTTGGGGCTCTCTAGGGGTAGTAGTTACTGGTATTGTTTTAGCAGTTACAAATTCATTTTGAAGTCTTTTTTTTGTCTCggaaaattttggtttggattgaACGTTTTTGGGTTCGGTTGGATTTTTAGgtctaaatattaaattttatactaaattttttagtttttgacaaTCGGTACAAAGAGAAATAGTAGTGGAAAGAAAGATAAATCTAAACAACACTGgaatataaagaaaaatgcAACTACAAAGAAGAGCAATAGTCACGCCAACTGCCAAAAATAAGTCTATATGGACTATGCATCCATCGGCCATTGGTTTGTACACAAAAAGAATGAGTATGTATGTCATGTATCATTGGTTGTGTTGGTAGATCATATATGATAGTGGTGTTATTCCTCTTTGtatatttgattaaattaaTGTTGGttagatatttttcttttttggtaaactGTTAGTTAGATATTCATGATATCCTAGACTTTGTTCATAGATGTATGGCCATCTTCTTTATGTTTCTAGAAATGATTCATGTACAAAATATTTTTCGTATTATTTCTGAGCCTATTTTTTCTACTCCAAAATTGTGTCTTGTTGGTTTACAAGATGAATTTTACTACCTACGTTGACAacattgaaaaagaaaaagatgaaaccTATAAAATCCGAGATTACATTAAATGCAAATGTTCTAGacaacaagaaaatatattctgaACAAGAAACTCATCAAATTTCATGTTTTTGCAGACACTTGATGATTAGTTTCGACATTTATCTACACTTTCACACGACTAACTAGAAAAAAGAATTAGTGGCAGTACTGAATAAGTACCCCCATCTCTCTGTCTTATACTGTCGGACTTTGCAAACCAAAAGACGACATAACAAACTGATCAACCAAATGTTTCACGAGGAATTAGATTTGAGTACATTTTATAACTACTCCAAATGTCAGCAACCAAGTcgttgtagtatagtggtaagtattcccgcctgtcacgcggggtgacccgggttcgatGCCCGGCAACGGCGAATTTTTTTGTCTTTACCAAGTCAAAGACAACAAAGAACTTGGTGGATATGGTCTTCTGTCTGCGAACGGTTCCGGTGAATAGGAATAACAACACTGATATCAATGAGgctttctttcaaaaaaaaaagatatcaatgAGGTTACTATTTTTCTCAACATTTACTTTCCTAACATAATAAATCCATTAAAGTGTAACTAGTGctttgaacaaacaaaaaagtgtAACTAGTGCAGAAGGTCACTTCTATAGTCAGCTTCTCAAGTCtttatatatttctctaaaaaTAGTTGCAGTTCTTCATTGTACACGATGTTCATCTTGTTTGTGTGATAATATATTCAGGAATGTTTATCAGCCATTAGCTTCAGCCTTCGTATATGTTCTGAAGACTGAAGGAACCGGTCAAACTGTAAAGGATATGAGATCTGCAAAGAAAGCTTTGTATTTAAAATTCTGAAGAATCATACAGTCAGTAACCGCGGatgttaattatatatgtacaaATTGCAAATATGAATATTTGGCTTCTATCTGATAATCAGTCCACAACCTTGCATCTCATGCAAGAGAGCTACTGGAACTTAAAGATCCAAAAAGTGAAATGTTTGGTTAGTACATGCTTTTTATTTGTAGTTGAGAGCTTTTCTTCTCTGAGAACTGGAAGAGCTTTTATTTGATTACTGAACTCAAATAAATAGCCGAGTTAATTCTGATAGTATAATTAAGTAGATAAAACAAGTCGTCTGGGTGGTGTAGTCGGTTATCACGCTAGTCTCACACACTAGAGGTCCCCGGTTCGAAACCGGGCTCAGACACATTTTTTTGCCGCGTTTTCGTCATTCCTCCAGTTGTATAATGACACGTCATCATCTGCTAATGTGTATTTTACTTTCCCTTCCCATTGCTTGCTTGATCCAcagtaaaaaacaaaatcaaacctaaaACCAGAGAATCAATCATCCTCGAATTGAATAAAAATCcatcaaaccctaatttttcaTCTTCGGCTTCGGAGCAGATTATTGTTTTACTTCTTGTGGTGCCATAGCTTCTGAGAAAGatatagatagagagagatggATTGGGATAGCGTAGCTGCTGAGGATGTGATCGAAGCGCTAAGAGAGGTTGAGTGGTCGACGCGTCCTCGTTCCTTAGCCGAGTTCTTCTCCAGATTCGCCTTCCCTCGCTCTTTCTCTAAGTGGATGAGTCGTCTCAAATGCAATCTATACTAGTATATCTCCCTccctttctctctgttttctatATTCGCGTTTTCACGTTTGTGCTTGATTTTGATTATATCTTCTTCTCTGTGTGTTTATACTGTTGCAGCTATAGGACGAATTACTTCATACTGTTTATTCTCGTTCTGGGTATGTCAaagacttgattttttttttaagctaTGAATGAgaaattttgggtttttatttatttatttaagatcCTCTTTGTGCTGTTTTGAGCTCAGGTCTTGCACTTATCACGAGACCTCTGGCCATTCTTGGTGCTCCTCTTACTGCCCTAAGCTTAGCTTTCCTTAACGACAGGTACTTGCTGTGATTTTTCTCGTTAGTATACTGCTTTGTATCGCTGCTTAGATGTTCATGCGTTGGCTTCTGTTTGTGTTAGTTTAACATCTATTGGAATGTTTAGGAAGAGGTTCTCTATAGTTAAGTGAATGTGCTTAGTAGTATTAGATTCGATAGGTTATGCTGTTGGTTCTTAAAATTTAGGAGTTGCAACTTGCAAGGTTCTCTATTTTCAGTTATTTggtgttgttttgtttttcttgacCTATTGATttgcgtgtgtgtgtgtgtattctAGTGAACGCTCTCAtgttttgtgttgttttttGCAGCTTTGCAGCTACTTTTAATGAGAAGATGATCCGGACCATTAGGCATTTTTCACCACATTTAGCTGCAAAGATGAGACCTCCCCACATGTGAGTTCTTTTGATTTTGAATCTTCATGGAAAGATTACAGAAGCTGatctttacatttttattactaCTTGTTTCAGGCCCGTCATTCGTGGGCGATCTGCAGTTAGAAAGAAGGTTTACGTTTGTGGCAAACCACGTTTGGTATTTGTCTTGCTTGGATTAACCGGTACTTAACATACTCAATATCTCTAATGTTATTATAATCCTTCATCTTACCTCTTGATATGCAACTGATGCGTAAGTATTAATTTTCCTTATGTAGCCAGCTTTGTCTTGTGGTTTACTTCCTGCGGTTTGTTATGGGTCCTCTATGCATTTGCCACTGCCCTTCTCAGTAAGTTATTACACTTCCATTCATTTCTTTGATCCGGTTTTAAACttataactttaattttattctctATCCAATCTCCAAAGTGATCATTCTTCACGCAAGCCTGAGAACTCCAAACCTCAAGGCACGCCTGAACACATTCCGTGAAGAATTCAGGGCTGTCTGGCGTAACTACAGTGAACTTTAAGTCAACAAGAAGCCTTCATTCTTGAAGCAAAAACCAAACGGGGATATCATCACTGTTTCAAGTAAAGGGCACAGCATAAATTTCGATTCCTTGTCATGTTGGCA from Raphanus sativus cultivar WK10039 unplaced genomic scaffold, ASM80110v3 Scaffold1305, whole genome shotgun sequence encodes the following:
- the LOC130504020 gene encoding putative pentatricopeptide repeat-containing protein At1g28020; its protein translation is MMSHNLQHHARSILTHSSRTLLFCSYSNGTLPSSPRHNTTTLQSRIEAASEHKTAITRVLEHWRRQQKGKQINPSMVRVLVEELRDSQRFRQALEVSDWMIEHKLCNLIPEDFTARFCLIENVLGLREAEKFFESVPESQRGEAIYTALLNCYTVKKDLVKAEGTFKKMREIGLLLKPLPYNSMMSLYLSVRKRDKVDEIMQEMKENNVAFDSLTVNTALRVYASVSDLLAMEKLLSVWEDTVKMHCLTSLDMAKTYLRHGNKEKAREMLLRTEEDQIDPESYPELLTLYGEAGEREDVYRIWDLYKMTEEQDNDGFRALFGSLLKLDDLNGAEEIYYNEWDDSGLEFDVRIPTMLASGYRKNGQVKKADKLMIKTIRNEKMVRPIGPLLEEWGKKGNLVEPSYMRGLIKDLCDSKQYPKALEASTWVSERKLFDLFPEDYAARLHLIDNVLGLEQAEKFFNSSIPENMKNYSVYSTLLTTYTRSAKTVDKAEATFERMSELGFLLNSTPFNSMISLYSEIRKRSKVMKLLEKMKEKNIEPDNVTMNNVLRVNAYVSAMECMEKYKREWEEELRLEVRTLDAMAKAYETEGSTLKAIEITSSKKEVYRLWNEYKKDNVGKMSNEGYRSVIRSLLKLGDVQGAQDIFNEWEPERYEFDSRIPSLLISRYCEEEKYNEVKTRDVMKLSRKKRRGLQFELFKDVCVLFTATSFGVGFVPCMVWLCGGETITIWGSLGVVVTGIVLAVTNSF
- the LOC108858946 gene encoding putative pentatricopeptide repeat-containing protein At1g28020, with translation EKAKISTVLEQWRQQGNTLNPSLVRGIFEKLRDSKRYPQALEVSQWMTERKICTLVPEDYTARFDLVESVLGLEEAEKFLERVPENLRGEPMYTALLKSYAKSGKKTLDRAEAAFEKMRELGLLLKPSPYSSMTSLYGSVGNRVKIDEILREMKDNDVKLDSHTVSNVLRAYAAESDVASMEKFLVGWEEEETETLQLHTVLDMAKAYLRVGSKREAREMLLRAEVLNEPASYVELMRLYGEAGKCSEDVYRIWNLYKKTGEQKSEGFLALIRSLCLLDDTKGAAEMYYKEYVSSGLEFDVRIPTTLVSAFRKKGMVREADNLTNKTLRNKELADKEITPLLKEWGKPSELRDLIKNLKDSNQFSKALEASSWLCDQKVISLFPEDYADRLDLTEKVFGLKEADEFFEKGIPEKMKGFSVYSTLLNSYTRSYQNFDKAEAIFEKMGELGFLTKLSPFKSMISLYSVLWKRVEIDNLLRKMKEKNIEPDSATMNCVLRAKAYASAVDLMDEHKSQWVDDGELKLEVETMEAMAAAYEKAGSILKAVEMTTSTQEVYRLRDTIEKMGNEEYVSVIRSLLKLGDVKGAEEMYGEWAQSKGGEEFDARIPGLLIARYCEVEGDETKARQMLNSSRRKVDETEFELFMKDMGWTLLFIPAVMLCTTFPPLIFILMLGLPEFLP
- the LOC130504022 gene encoding PRA1 family protein A3-like, with protein sequence MDWDSVAAEDVIEALREVEWSTRPRSLAEFFSRFAFPRSFSKWMSRLKCNLYYYRTNYFILFILVLGLALITRPLAILGAPLTALSLAFLNDSFAATFNEKMIRTIRHFSPHLAAKMRPPHMPVIRGRSAVRKKVYVCGKPRLVFVLLGLTASFVLWFTSCGLLWVLYAFATALLMIILHASLRTPNLKARLNTFREEFRAVWRNYSEL